A segment of the Echinicola strongylocentroti genome:
TATGCTCTTCGCCAAACCAAGACAACCCATTGATGGACATCGCTGAGTGCCCAGGTACTCCAATCCTCGGACTTGATGTATGGGAACACGCTTACTACCTGAACTACCAAAACAGAAGACCTGATTATATCTCTGCTTTCTGGAATGTGGTAAACTGGGAAGAAGTGAGCAAAAGATATGCTGCCGCCAAATAAGCTGGACGGCCAACGTATAATTAACTGAGAAACATCCTCGATTCGCTGAAGCGGGTCGGGGATTTTTTTTGCATCAAAAAGAGCTAAGCGGGGATTGGCTAATAACCTCAGTTCGATTATAAAACCGTTTCCGTACAGTGGTCGGCACATGCACTGCGAGGCTTAGGGGGAGAGTTGAGGGGTGGAAGCCGTGGCAGCTCGCCGCGGCGAGTTGCCACACCCTTTTCCAACCCACATCCTCCTAAAAAGGGTTCGCAATGACGCTTTTTATACTAAAAATAAGTCGAGCTCAGGTTAATTAGTTATCGGCTGGTTGTAATTTTTGGGTTCTATATGATTTACTGAGGGTAACTTTTATTTTGTTTGCCAAATAATAGCGTGACTATCACTTTGTTACCTTGTTACTTTTTTGCTTCAGGTCAAAAAAGTAACCAAGAAAACCCAGAATGAAACAACGCTTTTCTGTGCTTTCCGCGGTTTCTGTGAGGACCTATTTCATGTCTCTCCTGATAGAGTGAACAGACTGTTTGTAAATGAACGATCAGATTGTACGAAACCGTACACTTTTCTTAAAGGTTGTTTTTATAAGTAGTTGAAATACAATTAAATACAAAATAATTTTTGGTCTGGCACTGCTTTTTCTAAAGGTAGGTCATAGCATCGAAACTGAAACAATTATGAAAATACCTTACCAATTAAGCACTGTCTTGTTTTTCTTCCTCTTGGGTATGAGCCAAGCATTGGCGCAGCAGTCGGGAAAGCTCAGTGGCAGAGTAGAAGATACAAATGGAGAAGTGTTGCCCTTTGCCAATATTTCACTTTTAAAGGCAGGATCTGGGGATATGATTGCCGGGGCAGTTTCTGACGAAAATGGGACGTTCGAAATAAGCACTTCAGCAGCTGGACAGATGATCCTAAGCGTGTCTTCGATTGGTTATAAGACTTACTCTTCCGGTGCTTTTGAGATGACATCTGGAATGAAAAAGGACTTCGATGTTATCAGGATCGAAGAAGAGGCGACCGCTCTCGACGCAGTAGAAGTGAGAAGTAGTCGGCCGGAAGTGATGATAGAAGCAGATAGGACCATCGTAAATGTCGAAGGTACCGTCATGGCAGAAGGCAGTACGGCACTTGATGTGGTGGGCAGGTCTCCCGGGGTCTATGTGGATGCAGATGGAAACATCAACCTAAATGGACGCTCTGGTGTGATCGTGCTGATCGATGATCGCCAAACCTATATGAGCGCTAAGGATTTGGCCAATTTTCTTAGGGCCATGCCTGCGGATAATATCAAAAGCATAGAGGTGATCAATAATCCCCCGGCAAAATACGATGCCGAAGGTGCGGCAGGCGTGCTCAATATCCAATTGAAAAAGAACGATTATAACGGAATGAATGGCAGTATTCAGGCGGGGAATTACTATAACGGTCGCCATGCTCCCTTTGCAGGAGGAAGCCTGAACCTCAAGCGAGGCAAATGGACTACCAATGTCAGCCTAAACTATAATACCTGGGTAAGGGATATTGATCTACAGATCCTTAGGCGGTTTAAAGAAGAAAATGGAACTTCTGAGTTTGACCAAGATGCCTTACTTGAGTTGGGTGGTGAGAACTTATTTCTTACAGGAGGTGCCGATTATCAAATTGACAAAAAGCATTCAGTAGGGTTTAACTTCCAAGCCTCAGACTATAATGGAAAAGAAGATGGGAATTCACTTACTGATATTTCCAATCCAGATAATGGAGACATCAATCACCTTCAGGCACTCAATGACAGTGAATCAGACAATAGGAGGTTTTTTACCAATTTTCACTACGTTGGTAATTTGGATACCTTGGGTACAAAGCTCTCGGCCGATGTGGATTACACGGTCGTGGATGGAGGAAGCCTTAGTCTCCTGACCAATAATTACTGGGTCAATGAAGCTACCGAAGCGGGTACCATGGACAGGATAAGGACGGACAATGATATGGAGTATACCATTTTTACGGCCAAGGTGGATTTTACCAAACCCTTAAGCGAAAAAGTAAAGCTGGAAACGGGAGTGAAGGGCAGCTGGGTAGAGTCCGATAATATGCTGGATATCTCAAAAAGCGTAGAGGATGGGCCCTTTGAGCCAGATCAGAACAGTAACCATTTTATTTACAATGAAAATGTCCTGGCAGCATATGCCTCCGTAAAATCTCCATTGGGCAAAAAACTTGACTTCCAAGCAGGGCTTAGGATGGAGTATTCGAATATCAAGGGAAACTCTGTAACGCTCAACGAAGTCAATACACAAAACTATGTAAACCTATTTCCAAGTATGTTTTTACAGCATAAGGTTTCCGACAATTACTCCATTACCTATAATGTCAACAGGAGAATTACCCGTCCCAATTATCGCTCGCTAAACCCGTTTGTGTTTTACATCGATCCACTGACGACCGAGCAGGGGAATCCAAACCTGAAGCCTCAGTATGCCAATAACTTTGAGATGAGCCACGTGTTTAAGCAGGCATATCAGTTCACTTTGGCATATTCCAGAACGACCAATTCCATCGATCAAGTGATGATCCAGAACGATGAAACGAAGGAAACGACCCTTCAAGTGCAAAATTTCGATAAGTCAGAAGATGTTAGTCTTAGGATGTTGGTACCCGTGGAGATAGCAGAGTGGTACAGTACGAGTAATATGGTCCAGCTTTATTACAAAGCCTATCAATCACAGTTGGGAGATGACTTTTTGGATGTCAGTCAGTTTTCATACATGGCCAGAACCCAACACAACATCATCCTTCCCAAGGGATTTAAGGTAGAGTTGGTAGCGATGTACTTAAGTCCATTTCTTGAAGGCCAATTAGAACTCAATGGCTTTGGATGGGTGGATGCAGGGATCACCAAAACCTTTAAGGATGACAAGTTCAGTTTGACGGTAAATGGCCAGGATATCTTCAGAACAAGGGGTATAAAAGGTGTGGTCAATTTTGGGGATATCAACACCGATATCCGTCAGTATAATAACCAGCAAGCCGTAAGAGTGACCTTCAGATGGAATTTCTCAAAAGGCGAAAAATTCAACGTATCCAATAGAAGTGGTAGCTCCGAAGAGAGAAACCGGTTGGATTAAACCCGGATTATGCGTTAAGAATCGTAGTGAGAGCTGAAATTGCAAGAAAATCAGTTAGTTTGGAGGCATTAGCGTAGCACCGCTACGGTTATGCCGAAAACTAAAGTGAAACGGCTGATTTTGAAGCAGTTTAAGGTCGCAACACCTGTGCGCCGTGGCGTAGATAGGCTAATGCATATTCCGGGTTAAACAAAGAGGTTGATTTGATTTAATAAAAAAAGGTAGCTTCCATGTGGAGGCTATTTTTTGGTTTCGAGATGTTAACCCAGGTTTACCATTCTTCCAGTGGAAAATCATAAGTGAGTGCCCACTTCCCATTGACCTTTTGATAGATCGCCAGCGAACTCGTAGACGCCTCTTTTGTTTGACAGGAATAGAATATACAGGCAATGGAATAATTCTTCATAAAAGCAGGCTTAGAAGTAGTAATGACATAATCTTTGGAAGAAACATTCGAAGCCAGCTGATATTGGTTTACCGTTGATGATTTATTCGTGTTTAGTGGTTCATCAATCAGTCGAATGCCAAATTGATTGGATTTAAGAAGGTTAAAATATACCTCGTTTTGATGCTTTTCACCTATTTCTCTAAAGGCTTTTTCCGAAACCAGGTTTTTAAAAGGTTTGTCGGTCAGTGGTGATTGGTCGTTTTCTATTTTTTGGTAGGCTTGGGCTAGGGAGCCATGTTCATGCAAGAAGTACTTGATGGGTTGGGTTTGACTGACCAAGTACACGCGGCCGTCGTGTTTGTTGGTTTCTTGTACAAATTGGTCCAGTAAAGCGTACATTTCCCTATTCTCTTGATGTCCACATGCAGTCACAAAAATCAATATAATCAAGGGTATAACAATTCTTTTCATATTGTTGGAATCTAGTGAGGTATTGTTGAGTAGGACATTTCATACGTCATAGGGTTATTGTCATGTTGTTGACAATAAAGGAGTTATATCGAGACGCCAGAAAAGATAAGATATAGGGATTAGTCGCTATAGACAAAAATACTGCTACGCATATGTACGCAAAGTACGTATAGTTATGTTTTTACATAGAAAAGTGTAAAAAATAACCCTTGAACGTTGGTTGCATTCAAGGGTTCTGTTTATGGCTTTATTCCTAAAAGTAGAGGGAGATCTCCGACTTTCTTATTTAAAGTGATAGAGGAAGATCAGTTTCCCTGTAAAAGCAGGTTTTTTCTGGCCTTTGATTTCTAGTTTGATGCTCATTTCTGTTTTTACCGTTCCCCTGAGGTTGGTGATATTGGACAAGGAGGCATGGAGCCGTACTTCGCTGTCGACGACTACAGGTTGTGCAAAGCGCAGTGATTCTATCCCGTAATTGACGAGCATTTTAAGGTTGTTGACCTTTACGATCTGTTCCCAAAGGTAAGGAACAAGAGAAAGCGTCAGGTAGCCATGTGCGATAGTATTGCCAAAAGCGCCTTCTACTTTGGCCTTTTCTGGGTCGGTATGAATCCACTGATGGTCGAGCGTAGCATCTGCGAATTTATTGATTTGATCCTGTGTGATTGTGTGGTATTCAGAAGATCCTAGGCTTTGCCCAATGTATTTTTCGAATTCCTCGAAACTGTTGATGACTAATTGACTCATAAAGTATTTTGATAATTTAATAGGCGAATATACACAAAAGGCAGTAGATAAGAAACCAGCGGTTTGAGACCTATTGATCCTTCATTTTTGATGTTTCTATGAACGTTTCTCAAAAAAAGTTATTGTTTTTGAAAAAAAAATAGTTGTTTTGACGAAACTACTTTGTTTTTAAAGAAACACTACTTACTTGATTTTAAGATGATTGCGATTTTTAAAAAGACGTTGATTATTGTCTTCTCGCTACTTTTATTTATAGATAATATTGCAGCGGCCCAAGATAAAGCAGAAATACAGCTGATTAATTCAAAGATCAACAGTGCCGAAACCATTCGGCTTACCGATGATTATGAGGTTCTTATCAGTGTAAAAAATAAGATAGTTATTCTCAACAAGGATGGGCTGAAGGATGGTAACATTTGGCTTCAGTACAGTGATTTGATGTCTATCGAGGACTTTGGAGGGGAAATCACAGACCAGAGCACTGGTAAAACCATCGAAAAACTAAAGCTGAAAAATTTTAAGGACGTGTCCTATATCAGTGAAGGGTCAGTGTTTGAGGATGATCGATTGAAATACTATAAGCCGTCTTTCAACCAGTTTCCAATAGAGGTCTCCTATGAATACACCCAAAAGATCAGCGGAAACATGTATATCCCATCATGGACACCGGAAGGAAGAGCTAAACAGCTGGTAGAAAAAGCCACCTTGGACCTGGTCTATCCAGAGAAATTGGGACTGCGGTATAAGATGGAAAATATGGAAAAGGCCCCGTTGATTTCCAAAAACGATGGGGAGGTGATACTAAAGTGGGAATTTGAGAATCTCTTCAGTCTTGATACATCTGAGAAAGATAGTTCGGCTTTAGTGAAAATAGCACCAGAGGAATTTTCCATGGAAGGCTATGTCGCCGACATGAGTACGTGGAATGGCTTTGGCCAATGGGTGAACGAACTCATGGCTGGAAGAGCAGGACTTTCTCCTCAGGCCAATGCCACCGTAGCGGAAATCATCGACACCCTTGAGACAGATCGGGCAAAGGTAAAGGCCTTGTACCGCTATCTGCAACAAAATTACCGCTATGTCAGTATTCAAATGGGAATCGGAGGTTTTCAGCCTGTCTTTGCCAATGAAGTATATGAAAAGAAATATGGTGACTGTAAGGGGTTGACCTTTTTGATGAAGGCCATGCTCAAAGAAGCAGGAATTCCTGCCAATTATACTTTAGTGAGAGCAGGAAGCGATGCTGAAGATATTGATGCAGCATTTTCTTCCAACCAGTTTAACCACGCTATTTTACAAGTTCCAGCAGAAGGTGATACGGTATGGCTGGAATGTACTTCCAGTACGCTTCCTGCAGGGTTTTTGGGAAGTTTTACGAAGGACCGTCACGTGCTGGCCGTAACTGATGAAGGGGGCGTTTTGGTCAAAACCCCAAGCTATGACACGGATGAATACAACCAGATCAAAAATATATCTAAGGTGAGCCTTCTTGGCAATGGAATGGCTCGTATCCACCAGGTCAAAGAGCTGACGGGTTTTGCAGCCCAAAATTACCTGTATGCTCAGAGCCTTCTCAATGAAAAGGACATCCAAAAGTACCTCTATCATGACCTGGGATTCAGTGGAGCCCATATTGAGGATTTTGACCTTAGTGTGGATGAGAGCAAAAGTATTCCCTCGGTGGTATTGAACCACGATACGTTTTTGCGGCAGTTTTACCAATCCACTAGCAAAAGAATGATCATTACTCCGCAGTTCCAGTCGATAAAAAGTGACCTGCTTAGTAATCGGTTTATGAAATGGGAAGAGCAGTGGGAGATCGTGAGTGAGGAAACCTTGGAGCTGGAAAGTGGCGAAAAGGAGATGAATCTATCCGAAGACTTTTTTGATTATACCAAAGATATTCGGTTTGTGGACAACATCCTTACCGTAGTGAGGACAGTGGACTTTCATTTTCCTAGCTCCATCGATGAGGATGACTTGGATAAGACCCTCAAGCAAATAGAACAACTAGATAATCAACCAATATTTTTAAGAAAATGAACTACTCTACCAAGTGTTATGGAATGGCCATTTTGACTTTGGCCATCCTGATTCTATTTACCTCTACGAGTTTTTCCCAAGAGATCAAGCTGGGAAAATACAGTCAGGAAGAGCTTGATATGACTTCCTGTAGTTTTGAGCCCGAAGCCTCGGCCATAGTGCTGGGAGAGCAGGGCGTCAGCTTTTTTGCACGATCCCATTTGGTCACAGAGATCAAAAGAAGGATCAAGGTGTTTGATAGTGAAAAAGCCAAGGACCATGCCGACATTACCATTCGCTATTATGTCGGAGAAGATGGTGACATAGAAAATGTCAGTGGGCTGAAGGCACAGGTGATGAATTATGAAAATGGCAAAGAGGAAACTACCAAGCTGTCCAAAAGTGATTTTTATGATTCAGATGCTGGCAATGGCTATAAGGAAATCCGCTTTACTTTCCCTGAAGTGAAGGAGGGGGCTATTTTGGAATATGAGTACAAAGTGTATTCAAAATCCATCACATTTATCGATGGCTGGAGTTTTCAGAATGATATTCCTACAGTTTTTTCCCGGTATAGGATCGACATTCCCGAGCATTTGGATTATAGGTTTTTGGGGCAAGGGGAAAACTTTGTCTTGGCCAATCAAAGTAAAGAAAGTAGGTACGGCGAAAATGAGTGGATACTTACCAATCTCAGGTCGATCAAGCCAGAGCCGTATATGAACAATTTTGTGGATTACCTGGACAGGATCGAATTTCAGCTTGCTGGCTATAAGGATTTCAGTAATAATGGGATTTATGAATCCTATTTGGGTTCATGGCAAAAGCTGGCAGACGAACTTTTCAGTATTGACAATTTCAAGTCCTATTTTAGAAACAATGTAGCCAAAGATCTTCAAGAGATCGAGGTGGAAGGTGATACTGACCTGGCCAAGGCTA
Coding sequences within it:
- a CDS encoding TonB-dependent receptor domain-containing protein, coding for MKIPYQLSTVLFFFLLGMSQALAQQSGKLSGRVEDTNGEVLPFANISLLKAGSGDMIAGAVSDENGTFEISTSAAGQMILSVSSIGYKTYSSGAFEMTSGMKKDFDVIRIEEEATALDAVEVRSSRPEVMIEADRTIVNVEGTVMAEGSTALDVVGRSPGVYVDADGNINLNGRSGVIVLIDDRQTYMSAKDLANFLRAMPADNIKSIEVINNPPAKYDAEGAAGVLNIQLKKNDYNGMNGSIQAGNYYNGRHAPFAGGSLNLKRGKWTTNVSLNYNTWVRDIDLQILRRFKEENGTSEFDQDALLELGGENLFLTGGADYQIDKKHSVGFNFQASDYNGKEDGNSLTDISNPDNGDINHLQALNDSESDNRRFFTNFHYVGNLDTLGTKLSADVDYTVVDGGSLSLLTNNYWVNEATEAGTMDRIRTDNDMEYTIFTAKVDFTKPLSEKVKLETGVKGSWVESDNMLDISKSVEDGPFEPDQNSNHFIYNENVLAAYASVKSPLGKKLDFQAGLRMEYSNIKGNSVTLNEVNTQNYVNLFPSMFLQHKVSDNYSITYNVNRRITRPNYRSLNPFVFYIDPLTTEQGNPNLKPQYANNFEMSHVFKQAYQFTLAYSRTTNSIDQVMIQNDETKETTLQVQNFDKSEDVSLRMLVPVEIAEWYSTSNMVQLYYKAYQSQLGDDFLDVSQFSYMARTQHNIILPKGFKVELVAMYLSPFLEGQLELNGFGWVDAGITKTFKDDKFSLTVNGQDIFRTRGIKGVVNFGDINTDIRQYNNQQAVRVTFRWNFSKGEKFNVSNRSGSSEERNRLD
- a CDS encoding MaoC family dehydratase encodes the protein MSQLVINSFEEFEKYIGQSLGSSEYHTITQDQINKFADATLDHQWIHTDPEKAKVEGAFGNTIAHGYLTLSLVPYLWEQIVKVNNLKMLVNYGIESLRFAQPVVVDSEVRLHASLSNITNLRGTVKTEMSIKLEIKGQKKPAFTGKLIFLYHFK
- a CDS encoding transglutaminase-like domain-containing protein is translated as MIAIFKKTLIIVFSLLLFIDNIAAAQDKAEIQLINSKINSAETIRLTDDYEVLISVKNKIVILNKDGLKDGNIWLQYSDLMSIEDFGGEITDQSTGKTIEKLKLKNFKDVSYISEGSVFEDDRLKYYKPSFNQFPIEVSYEYTQKISGNMYIPSWTPEGRAKQLVEKATLDLVYPEKLGLRYKMENMEKAPLISKNDGEVILKWEFENLFSLDTSEKDSSALVKIAPEEFSMEGYVADMSTWNGFGQWVNELMAGRAGLSPQANATVAEIIDTLETDRAKVKALYRYLQQNYRYVSIQMGIGGFQPVFANEVYEKKYGDCKGLTFLMKAMLKEAGIPANYTLVRAGSDAEDIDAAFSSNQFNHAILQVPAEGDTVWLECTSSTLPAGFLGSFTKDRHVLAVTDEGGVLVKTPSYDTDEYNQIKNISKVSLLGNGMARIHQVKELTGFAAQNYLYAQSLLNEKDIQKYLYHDLGFSGAHIEDFDLSVDESKSIPSVVLNHDTFLRQFYQSTSKRMIITPQFQSIKSDLLSNRFMKWEEQWEIVSEETLELESGEKEMNLSEDFFDYTKDIRFVDNILTVVRTVDFHFPSSIDEDDLDKTLKQIEQLDNQPIFLRK